One part of the Hippopotamus amphibius kiboko isolate mHipAmp2 chromosome 14, mHipAmp2.hap2, whole genome shotgun sequence genome encodes these proteins:
- the TEX29 gene encoding testis-expressed protein 29, with product MRYALEFKKSPSHLLKKFAVCDIPLYDICDYNVTRDRCKELGCCFYKGVCYEKAVPTYVQVFSALIVIIAGAFIVTIIYRVVQDCRREKQVPAEAPVSLQASAQVETVPSGEQAGSRGLSTEASHRSAESGGEDATLTIAEDEETED from the exons ATGAGGTACGCCCTGGAGTTCAAGAAGTCCCCCTCACACCTCCTGAAGAAATTTGCAG TGTGTGACATCCCCCTGTACGACATATGTGACTACAACGTCACCAGAGATCGGTGCAAGGAGCTCGGGTGCTGCTTCTATAAAGGCGTCTGCTACGAGAAGGCCGTTCCCA CTTACGTGCAAGTGTTTTCCGCCTTAATAGTGATCATCGCTGGGGCCTTTATCGTCACCATCATCTACAG AGTTGTCCAAGACTGCAGGCGAGAAAAGCAAGTCCCTGCGGAGGCGCCTGTGTCCCTCCAGGCCAGTGCTCAAGTGGAGACGGTGCCCTCGGGGGAGCAGGCGGGGTCGAGGGGCCTGAGCACGGAGGCTTCGCACAGGAGCGCGGAGAGTGGCGGGGAGGACG CCACACTGACTATAGcagaagatgaagaaactgaggactgA